In Gallus gallus isolate bGalGal1 chromosome Z, bGalGal1.mat.broiler.GRCg7b, whole genome shotgun sequence, one DNA window encodes the following:
- the AVD gene encoding avidin precursor produces the protein MVHATSPLLLLLLLSLALVAPGLSARKCSLTGKWTNDLGSNMTIGAVNSRGEFTGTYITAVTATSNEIKESPLHGTQNTINKRTQPTFGFTVNWKFSESTTVFTGQCFIDRNGKEVLKTMWLLRSSVNDIGDDWKATRVGINIFTRLRTQKE, from the exons ATGGTGCACGCAACCtccccgctgctgctgctgctgctgctcagcctggctCTGGTGGCTCCCGGCCTCTCTGCCAGAAAG TGCTCGCTGACTGGGAAATGGACCAACGATCTGGGCTCCAACATGACCATCGGGGCTGTGAACAGCAGAGGTGAATTCACAGGCACCTACATCACAGCCGTAACAGCCACATCAAATGAGATCAAAGAGTCACCACTGCATGGGACACAAAACACCATCAACAAGAGGACCCAGCCCACCTTTGGCTTCACCGTCAATTGGAAGTTTTCAG AGTCCACCACTGTCTTCACGGGCCAGTGCTTCATAGACAGGAATGGGAAGGAGGTCCTGAAGACCATGTGGCTGCTGCGGTCAAGTGTTAATGACATTGGTGATGACTGGAAAGCTACCAG gGTCGGCATCAACATCTTCACTCGCCTGCGCACACAGAAGGAGTGA
- the LOC124417561 gene encoding avidin-related protein 4/5, whose protein sequence is MVHTTSPLLLLLLLSLALVAPSLSARKCSLTGKWTNNLGSIMTIRAVNSRGEFTGTYLTAVADNPGNITLSPLLGIQHKRASQPTFGFTVHWNFSESTTVFTGQCFIDRNGKEVLKTMWLLRSSVNDISYDWKATRVGYNNFTRLCTVEE, encoded by the exons ATGGTGCACACAACCtccccgctgctgctgctgctgctgctcagcctggctCTGGTGGCTCCCAGCCTCTCTGCCAGAAAG TGCTCGCTGACTGGGAAATGGACCAACaacctgggctccatcatgacCATCAGGGCTGTGAACAGCAGAGGTGAATTCACAGGCACCTACCTCACAGCTGTAGCGGATAATCCAGGAAACATCACGCTATCACCACTGCTTGGGATCCAACACAAAAGAGCCAGCCAGCCCACCTTTGGCTTCACTGTCCATTGGAACTTTTCAG AGTCCACCACTGTCTTCACGGGCCAGTGCTTCATAGACAGGAACGGGAAGGAGGTCCTGAAGACCATGTGGCTGCTGCGGTCAAGTGTTAATGACATTAGTTATGACTGGAAAGCTACCAG GGTCGGCTACAACAACTTCACTCGCCTGTGCACAGTGGAGGAGTGA
- the AVR2 gene encoding avidin-related protein 2 precursor — MVHATSPLLLLLLLSLALVAPSLSARKCSLTGEWDNDLGSIMTIGAVNDNGEFDGTYITAVADNPGNITLSPLLGIQHKRASQPTFGFTVHWNFSESTSVFVGQCFVDRSGKEVLKTKWLQRLAVDDISDDWIATRVGNNDFTRQHTVEE; from the exons ATGGTGCACGCAACCtccccgctgctgctgctgctgctgctcagcctggctCTGGTGGCTCCCAGCCTCTCTGCCAGAAAG TGCTCGCTGACTGGGGAATGGGACAACgacctgggctccatcatgacCATCGGAGCTGTGAACGACAATGGCGAGTTCGATGGCACCTACATCACAGCTGTAGCAGATAATCCAGGAAACATCACGCTATCACCACTGCTTGGGATCCAACACAAAAGAGCCAGCCAGCCCACTTTTGGCTTCACTGTCCATTGGAACTTTTCAG AGTCCACCAGTGTCTTTGTGGGCCAGTGCTTCGTGGACAGGAGCGGAAAGGAGGTCCTGAAGACCAAATGGCTGCAACGGTTAGCAGTTGATGACATTAGTGATGACTGGATAGCTACCAG GGTCGGCAACAACGACTTCACTCGCCAGCACACAGTGGAAGAGTGA